The following is a genomic window from Blastocatellia bacterium.
TTCACCTGCTGATCCACTCGCCCAAGGTACTCCAGCCGCCCGTCTCCCACATACCTCCCCACGTCGCCCGTCCGATACAGCCGCTCGCCGCTTCCCCCTCCCAGCCAATCCGGCACATACCTCTCCCCACTCTGCTTCCCATCTCCATAGTACCCGCGCCCGACTCCTTCCCCTCCCACATAGATCTCTCCGCTGATCCCGATCCCCGCCACTTCTCCTCCCCTCCCTACCACATACATCCGCGTGTTGCTCAGCCCCCGCCCGATGGCTACTCGCCGCTCGCGCTCCACCCGCTCCAGTTCCACCACCTCCTGCGTCACGTCGTCCGAGCATTCCGTCGGCCCGTAGGCGTTGACCACCTCCACGCCGCCGCGCCGCCTCAGCCATCGCGCGCACAGCCCCGCCTCCAACTCCTCGCCCGTCACCATCAGCACCCGCAGGCTCGCCTCCTCCGCCCCCGCACCACCGGCCGCCGCCGCGCCGCTCTCGATCTCCTCGACCATCACCCGCAGCATGCTCGGCACCACCTCCAGCACCGTCACCTGCTCGCGCCGCACCGCCTCTAGCAGCCGCCCCGGCTCGCTCGCTTCCTCGCCGCCGACAATCGCCACGCGCCCGCCCACCAGCAGCCCCGCCATCAGCTGCCATACGGAGATGTCGAAGCTCGTCGAGGCGGTCGCCGCCACCGTGTCGCTGCCGCGCAAGCGCAAGGTCTCGACCTTCGCCAGCAGGTGATTGACCATGCCGCGCTGCTCGATCATTGCCCCCTTGGGCTTGCCCGTCGAGCCCGACGTGTAGATGATGTAGGCCAGCTGCCGCCCCTCGCCTCCGGCCTCGGCCTCCAGCCAGCGCCCCGACGTCGCCGCCTCGGCCTCGTCTTCGACCGCCAGCACCAGCGGCGGCCGCGCCAGCCCGGCCTGCCGCAGCCGCTGCTCGACTTGCCGCCGCCGCGC
Proteins encoded in this region:
- a CDS encoding amino acid adenylation domain-containing protein → LRAQLLADRLRQQGVTAEQPVAVLCERGLELLVAMLGLWQSGGVYVPIDADYPDERISWILAHSGCGVVLTTRARRRQVEQRLRQAGLARPPLVLAVEDEAEAATSGRWLEAEAGGEGRQLAYIIYTSGSTGKPKGAMIEQRGMVNHLLAKVETLRLRGSDTVAATASTSFDISVWQLMAGLLVGGRVAIVGGEEASEPGRLLEAVRREQVTVLEVVPSMLRVMVEEIESGAAAAGGAGAEEASLRVLMVTGEELEAGLCARWLRRRGGVEVVNAYGPTECSDDVTQEVVELERVERERRVAIGRGLSNTRMYVVGRGGEVAGIGISGEIYVGGEGVGRGYYGDGKQSGERYVPDWLGGGSGERLYRTGDVGRYVGDGRLEYLGRVDQQV